A window from Pichia kudriavzevii chromosome 5, complete sequence encodes these proteins:
- a CDS encoding uncharacterized protein (PKUD0E02880; similar to Saccharomyces cerevisiae YOR336W (KRE5); ancestral locus Anc_7.57), producing MILGDFATFSLALLSIIGACVAETEIPPKNAVDISLAASWNRTPYKLNVLEAAASVNESLYEPLVLKLLNIEPDYDNGEFNADEDYIEVSDSDFLNHAMSLLHGDYEKYMFNLQLSNHLSTARINAHFQYYNTSVKDTHECDVDAVLFEPLGPSPQHYCDPDAAFMLQNANYAFIFDTFKLPFDRRLGSTFTPSSYIIYGDYRDETFRKMFLNMYQFAGTGKLNLVWRYVNTHPDNRPELLAGYGAALNLKKTDYIAIDDSGFTQEQESKLLELGSNNKDETVNITDIYRHNFEKVQKVDLEDLSTIGLKFTKLISESKSQFKDLMTILAEFPKYARTISKIGYSEDELKAVAGVADEDYGKFVENGIYINDALVPVEKTDLFEIFRAIKREVSFIKLLQAIDIHYDDARTLMSRFAQMISPYFASTKRRFNFSRYDDLVVYLNNIEEDYKYSLFDSTIDAYIKKPDVNELPRAKENIHQMIFIIDLTDLEKLENLISFLRTMFIEAFPIQFGVVPLSTSNELNEKITSQLYSAYAEDGREGAFKYLITLRSSLAGENHHPPDNFSQLEEPLLKERLEKLGLFYKNFGIDHEMPTIFSNGVVFGFHKVVDALNNVFDDMLYLYDMKSQIGEGETYSEFLRKDSVHSKDTNIVPERISQIKGNFIKPPSIIASKHWFSTDRLIIEKPIIPGQAPITINLLGSFFNTEYIRQVEEVLRYSQTNEGIKIVISDVTPTKDFKKLLQLQTVEEKISFLSTLVESDTEDNYKIRDYVRFCKEMFGLNFEKEYLNAYIVVAGRKVQIKNFMDVHSIESLVHYECASRLNVLKELENEFDYNVPFKNEYDRFQHFAWVVSYTYFFPAPEPYSASNIPRFHRYKFSEENTIIKQAKDELIEVDILIDPVSEYAQELVSFIPLFEKESFITLKVHLRPKRSVDILPINRFYKELVNTDVNQVSEKIRFEKVPEKTLFNVELHETQRWLVSINNASTDLDNLMLDLTDSKSAFGEFLLENILVEGYTSNDATGLPLEISGPSKYETTVLANTYFQLKANPGTWTIKIKDYTKGSLVYMMTEEVKTISVIELDGTIIDLDVQKRWLMESISLVNPLNETGVKAFSEKMYAYFFETMDFIYSFIKPTQADINIFSIASGHLYERFLGVMVSSVMKNTNSSVKFWFIENYMSPDFKKKLPLLSEKYGFDYELIMYKWPVWLDSQRERQRTIWGYKILFLDLLFPQDLKKVIYVDADQIVRADLKELVDIDLEGAPYGYVPMCDSKKEMESFRFWKTGYWKEFLGLKYKYHISALYVVDLEKLREVAGGNILRQQYQYLSKDPESLSNLDQDLPNLLQPHLKIYSLSQEWLWCETWCSNDTLKDAKTIDLCNNPQTKEPKLNRAKRQIQEWVELDQENMILFSGSTEVLKEDLEHDEL from the coding sequence ATGATACTGGGAGATTTTGCCACATTTTCCTTGGCTTTACTCAGCATAATTGGTGCATGCGTTGCCGAAACCGAAATACCTCCTAAGAATGCCGTGGATATTTCACTAGCAGCTTCTTGGAATAGAACACCTTACAAGTTGAACGTTCTTGAAGCAGCAGCTTCAGTAAATGAATCACTATACGAACCTCTAGTCCTTAAACTCTTGAATATTGAGCCAGACTACGACAATGGGGAATTCAATGCAGATGAGGATTATATAGAAGTCTCGGATTCCGATTTCTTAAACCACGCAATGTCACTTTTGCATGGTGACTATGAGAAATACATGTTCAATCTTCAGTTGTCCAATCATCTCTCCACTGCAAGAATCAATGCTCATTTCCAGTATTATAATACTTCTGTGAAAGACACACATGAATGTGACGTTGACGCGGTTTTGTTTGAGCCATTGGGTCCCTCTCCACAGCATTATTGCGATCCCGATGCTGCATTTATGTTACAAAACGCTAATTAtgcatttatttttgatactTTCAAACTCCCGTTTGATAGGAGGCTAGGGTCGACGTTTACTCCTTCCTCGTATATTATATATGGTGATTACAGAGATGAAACGTTTAGAAAAATGTTTCTCAACATGTATCAATTTGCTGGCACTGGCAAGTTAAATCTTGTTTGGAGGTACGTCAACACCCATCCGGATAATCGGCCAGAATTATTGGCTGGATATGGTGCAGcgttgaatttgaaaaagacaGACTATATTGCTATCGACGATAGTGGATTCACGcaagaacaagaaagtAAGTTGCTTGAGCTTGGTTCTAATAATAAGGATGAAACGGTGAATATCACCGATATTTACAGAcacaattttgaaaaagtacAGAAAGTTGACCTTGAAGATCTATCAACGATTGGTTTAAAATTTACCAAATTAATTAGTGAATCAAAATCCCAGTTTAAAGATCTGATGACTATACTTGCcgaatttccaaaatatgCGAGAACCATCAGTAAAATCGGCTATTCTGAAGATGAACTGAAAGCTGTTGCTGGTGTAGCCGATGAAGATTATGGAAAATTTGTCGAGAATGGTATATATATTAATGATGCCTTGGTGCCTGTCGAAAAGACAGATCTTTTTGAGATATTTAGGGCCATCAAGCGAGAGGTTTCATTTATAAAGCTTCTTCAAGCTATTGATATTCATTACGATGATGCAAGAACATTGATGTCACGGTTTGCGCAGATGATTTCACCATATTTTGCATCGACTAAAAGAAGATTTAACTTTTCAAGGTATGATGATTTGGTAGTatatttgaacaatattGAGGAAGATTATAAGTATTCACTATTTGATTCCACTATTGATGCATATATCAAGAAACCAGATGTTAATGAATTACCTAGAGCAAAAGAGAACATTCATCAAATGATATTTATTATCGACTTAACCGACCTTGAAAAGCTAGAAAACCTTATCAGTTTTCTACGGACAATGTTTATTGAAGCCTTTCCTATTCAATTTGGAGTTGTTCCTCTATCAACCTCAAATGAGCTGAACGAAAAAATTACATCTCAATTATATTCAGCCTATGCAGAAGATGGTCGGGAAGGTGCCTTTAAATATTTGATTACATTGAGAAGTTCTCTTGCCGGTGAAAATCATCACCCTCCTGATAATTTTTCGCAATTGGAAGAACCCCTACTCAAAGAAAGGCTTGAAAAGCTTGGCTTGTTCTACAAAAATTTTGGTATCGATCATGAGATGCCAACAATATTCAGTAATGGAGTAGTTTTCGGTTTTCATAAGGTGGTGGACGCACTTAACAATGTATTTGACGATATGTTGTATCTCTATGACATGAAGAGTCAAATAGGTGAGGGAGAAACCTACTCTGAGTTTTTGAGAAAAGACTCAGTACACTCGAAGGACACCAACATAGTTCCCGAAAGAATTTCACAAATTAAGGGTAATTTCATTAAGCCTCCCTCAATTATTGCCTCAAAACACTGGTTTTCTACCGACAGGCTGATAATTGAGAAGCCAATCATTCCTGGACAAGCGCCTATCACAATCAATCTATTAGGCTCGTTTTTCAACACCGAATACATAAGGcaagttgaagaagtaTTAAGATACTCGCAAACTAACGAAGGTATTAAGATCGTTATTTCGGATGTCACTCCAACCaaagatttcaagaaattacTGCAACTTcaaactgttgaagaaaagattAGCTTTCTTTCCACTCTAGTGGAATCTGATACTGAGGATAATTACAAAATCAGAGACTATGTCCGTTTTTGCAAGGAAATGTTTGGACTCaattttgagaaagaaTATCTCAATGCATATATAGTGGTTGCAGGAAGGAAAgtacaaataaaaaacttTATGGATGTGCATTCTATTGAATCCCTTGTTCACTATGAGTGTGCTTCTAGATTGAACgttttgaaagaattggaGAACGAATTTGACTATAACGTCCCTTTCAAGAATGAGTATGACAGATTTCAGCATTTTGCATGGGTTGTCTCTTATACTTATTTTTTCCCTGCTCCGGAACCTTACTCTGCAAGTAACATCCCACGTTTTCACAGATACAAGTTTTCCGAAGAAAACACTATTATCAAACAAGCTAAAGATGAACTGATTGAAGTCGACATTTTAATTGACCCAGTTTCTGAGTATGCCCAGGAACTAGTTTCTTTCATCCCACTGTTCGAGAAAGAATCATTTATCACACTAAAGGTACATTTAAGACCTAAAAGGTCCGTTGATATTTTACCAATTAATAGGTTTTACAAGGAATTGGTGAATACTGATGTTAACCAAGTTTCAGAGAAAATaagatttgaaaaggtGCCTGAGAAAACATTGTTTAATGTTGAGTTGCACGAAACACAAAGATGGCTTGTTTCTATCAACAACGCCTCTACCGATCTCGACAACTTGATGCTTGATCTTACTGATTCCAAATCCGCATTCGGGGAATTCCTGcttgaaaatattcttGTTGAAGGTTATACTTCAAATGATGCTACCGGTTTACCATTAGAGATAAGCGGTCCTTCCAAGTATGAAACGACCGTATTGGCAAACACTTATTTCCAACTAAAAGCGAACCCAGGTACGTGGActatcaaaatcaaagactACACAAAAGGTTCATTGGTTTATATGATGACAGAAGAGGTCAAAACTATCAGCGTTATTGAACTTGATGGTACGATTATTGACCTGGATGTTCAGAAGAGATGGTTGATGGAATCGATCAGTTTAGTTAACCCCCTGAATGAAACTGGTGTAAAAGCCTTCAGCGAGAAAATGTATGCTTACTTCTTTGAAACCATggattttatttattcatttatTAAGCCTACCCAAGCAGATATTAATATCTTTTCTATTGCGTCTGGTCATTTGTATGAGAGATTTTTAGGTGTTATGGTATCGTCTGtgatgaaaaatacaaacagtTCAGTAAAATTCTGGTTTATCGAAAACTACATGTCTCctgatttcaagaaaaaactTCCGTTATtatctgaaaaatatggGTTTGACTATGAATTAATCATGTATAAATGGCCAGTGTGGCTAGATTCGCAACGTGAGAGGCAACGCACCATTTGGGGTTACAAAAttcttttccttgatttgtTATTTCCTCAAGATCTCAAGAAAGTTATTTATGTCGATGCGGATCAAATTGTCAGGGCAGATTTAAAAGAGCTTGTGGATATTGATTTAGAAGGTGCACCGTATGGTTATGTCCCGATGTGTGACTCAAAGAAGGAGATGGAAAGCTTCCGTTTCTGGAAAACTGGATACTGGAAAGAATTTTTAGGGCTTAAGTACAAGTATCACATTAGTGCATTATATGTTGTTGACCTAGAGAAATTAAGAGAAGTGGCCGGTGGTAACATTTTAAGGCAACAGTACCAGTATTTATCAAAGGATCCAGAATCTTTAAGTAACTTAGATCAGGACTTACCAAATTTATTACAACCGCACCTGAAGATATACTCCTTATCTCAAGAATGGTTGTGGTGTGAAACATGGTGTTCTAATGACACGCTAAAGGATGCTAAAACCATTGATCTTTGTAATAACccacaaacaaaagaacCAAAACTAAACAGGGCCAAAAGGCAAATCCAAGAATGGGTTGAGCTGGACCAAGAGAACATGATATTGTTTTCTGGTAGCACTGAGGTATTAAAGGAGGATTTAGAGCATGATGAGTTGTAA
- a CDS encoding uncharacterized protein (PKUD0E02890) gives MIQQSVRTTLRQRQRFSSRFNLLSNTRYQSSSSNAKVLQEKEAKLQQLHKTQKELQKAKLFKQQQQKKMLAEENANRKSTGVETIKLKKGFSNVNKVPETHNLEPKDVLLDRLYQGFNPLLSPIKPALKKKQPKILVNILDDLQLDDDMFVSEEDEVIDSMLGPKLTISKYIFDKDPQVEAKLKELDAMDAEEVNGGRSSADIVAASFEERGHSGQRGRGRLRVQFKRNSKTPGPKSKSQKPSSEGEE, from the coding sequence ATGATACAACAATCGGTGCGGACTACTTTAAGACAAAGACAacgtttttcttcaagatttAACTTGTTGTCAAACACCAGATATCAGtcaagttcttcaaatgcTAAGGTATTGcaagagaaagaagcaAAGTTACAGCAACTCCACAAGACACAGAAGGAGTTACAGAAGgcaaaacttttcaaacagcaacaacagaagaagatgttggCAGAGGAAAATGCTAATAGGAAAAGTACGGGAGTAGAGACGATCAAGCTGAAGAAGGGGTTTAGTAATGTCAACAAGGTTCCAGAGACACACAATTTGGAACCAAAGGATGTTCTACTTGACAGGCTGTACCAAGGATTCAACCCTCTTTTATCACCTATAAAACCTGccttaaagaaaaaacaaccCAAGATTCTCGTTAATATCCTGGATGATTTACAACTTGACGACGACATGTTTGTTTCAGAAGAAGACGAGGTTATAGACTCCATGCTAGGTCCCAAACTAACGATTTCTAAGTACATTTTTGACAAGGATCCACAAGTAGAAGCTAAATTGAAGGAACTTGATGCAATGGATGCCGAGGAGGTCAACGGCGGCAGATCTTCAGCAGATATCGTGGCCGCTTCCTTCGAAGAGCGTGGCCATTCTGGCCAAAGAGGTAGAGGTAGATTAAGGGTGCAATTTAAGAGAAACTCCAAGACACCAGGACCGAAGTCTAAATCACAGAAGCCAAGCTCAGAAGGTGAAGAATAA
- a CDS encoding uncharacterized protein (PKUD0E02900; similar to Saccharomyces cerevisiae YMR008C (PLB1) and YOL011W (PLB3); ancestral locus Anc_6.42), which yields MLHLLGAATVLVSVVSAWSPTDSYAPGIVECPSYLNDKHNSTRAGFLRRADGISDEEFEWIQQKDELTFDHLRTFLEGTGLNGTESFLDDIASNSSARIPRIGLAFSGGGYRAMLCAAGQISGLDNRTRGVDEHGLPLLDSVSYIAGLSGGSWFVSSLVYNNWTSVQEIIDQNGQDDAIWNLEHTIITPHGANIIKDAAYWKTLDDQIDEKRDAGFNASMTDPWGRGLSHQFFPGLEDFGASMTFTSLRNWDVFTEHVIPFPIVVADGRAPGTYIVNLNSTVFEFNPFEMGSWDTYLETFVDLHYVGTTMDGGKAAGNGSCWSGLDNTGFVFGTSSTLFNQFLLQINSTGISGVAYDAAEAVLKKLSKKENDIAPWFPNPFYNSPWGSAKNMISDHDLNLVDGGEDNQNVPLSPLLVEDRGVDVIFSFDNSADTDFSWPNGSSLVNTYERQFVNASANFAFPYVPSTDTFLHNNLTAKPTFFGCYASNLTDLMKEVDTEYVPPLVIYIANRPWTYSSNTSTFKLSYDDDEKLAMIENGFAVSTFNNLTIDKDFKKCIGCAILQRSKERQGVPIGDECKACFDEYCWDGSTYTYEDDSYPDAFTDTGVYNSSVNQANPQEVQDVKTSTDSTATESTSAMSTGTVSSISSTHKNDAGVVQNVSPWVHLLTTILGYCAFL from the coding sequence ATGCTACATTTACTTGGCGCAGCAACCGTTTTGGTTTCGGTTGTATCTGCGTGGTCTCCAACAGACTCATATGCTCCAGGCATTGTTGAATGTCCTAGCTATCTCAATGACAAACATAACTCTACCCGTGCAGGTTTCCTTCGTAGAGCAGACGGGATTAGTGACGAAGAATTCGAATGGATTCAGCAAAAAGATGAATTGACGTTTGATCATTTAAGAACTTTCCTTGAAGGCACCGGCTTAAATGGGACAGAGTCGTTCTTGGATGACATTGCGTCCAACTCCTCGGCTAGAATCCCAAGAATCGGTCTAGCATTCTCTGGTGGTGGGTACCGGGCCATGTTGTGTGCTGCAGGTCAAATTTCAGGTTTGGATAACAGAACAAGAGGTGTAGATGAACATGGACTGCCCCTCTTGGATTCCGTTTCGTATATTGCAGGGTTGTCAGGAGGTTCCTGGTTTGTTTCCAGTTTGGTTTATAATAACTGGACCTCAGTTCAAGAAATCATAGATCAAAATGGCCAAGATGATGCAATCTGGAACTTAGAGCATACCATCATTACCCCGCATGGAGCTAACATTATTAAAGATGCCGCTTACTGGAAAACCCTGGATGACCAAATTGACGAGAAAAGAGATGCAGGTTTCAATGCGTCAATGACTGATCCTTGGGGCAGAGGTTTATCACACCAATTCTTTCCAGGATTGGAAGACTTTGGTGCTTCCATGACTTTCACTAGTTTAAGAAATTGGGATGTTTTCACCGAGCATGTTATTCCATttccaattgttgttgctgaCGGTAGAGCACCCGGTACCTATATTGTCAACTTGAATTCCACTGTTTTCGAATTTAATCCTTTTGAAATGGGTTCTTGGGATACCTATCTAGaaacatttgttgatttacATTATGTTGGTACTACAATGGATGGCGGTAAGGCTGCCGGCAATGGATCATGCTGGTCCGGGTTGGATAACACTGGGTTTGTTTTCGGTACCTCCTCGACTCTCTTCAACCAGTTCTTGTTACAAATCAACTCTACGGGTATTTCTGGTGTTGCATATGATGCGGCTGAGGCGgtcttgaagaaattgtcaaaaaaagaaaatgatattgCCCCATGGTTCCCAAATCCGTTCTACAACTCTCCTTGGGGTAGCGCCAAAAACATGATTTCTGATCATGACTTGAATTTGGTGGATGGTGGTGAAGATAATCAAAATGTCCCACTCTCACCGCTCCTTGTTGAAGACAGGGGAGTTGATGttattttctcctttgatAATTCAGCAGATACTGATTTTTCATGGCCAAATGGTAGCTCTTTAGTTAACACATATGAAAGACAGTTTGTAAATGCTTCAGCAAACTTTGCTTTCCCATATGTTCCAAGTACGGATACTTTCTTGCACAATAACTTAACGGCTAAGCCAACATTCTTTGGCTGTTATGCTTCCAACTTGACTGACTTGATGAAAGAAGTTGATACCGAGTACGTCCCGCCATTGGTTATCTATATTGCCAACCGTCCATGGACGTACAGCTCCAACACTTCTACCTTTAAGTTATCATACGACGATGATGAGAAGTTGGCaatgattgaaaatggatTTGCTGTGTCTACATTTAATAACTTAACTATCGATAAAGATTTTAAGAAATGTATTGGCTGTGCGATTTTGCAAAGATCAAAGGAAAGACAAGGTGTTCCAATTGGCGATGAGTGTAAGGCCTGTTTTGACGAGTATTGCTGGGACGGATCAACCTACACTTACGAAGATGATTCTTATCCTGATGCTTTCACTGATACTGGTGTCTATAATTCTAGTGTCAATCAAGCCAACCCACAAGAAGTTCAAGATGTGAAGACTTCTACTGACTCGACTGCTACTGAGTCAACTTCTGCTATGTCAACAGGTActgtttcttcaatcaGTTCGACTCATAAGAATGATGCAGGCGTGGTCCAAAATGTTTCTCCATGGGTCCACTTGTTGACCACGATTCTAGGTTACTGCGCATTCTTGTAG
- a CDS encoding uncharacterized protein (PKUD0E02910; similar to Saccharomyces cerevisiae YNL152W (INN1); ancestral locus Anc_2.124) — protein sequence MSEFTTSVIGEAKSTQKEILHNTLVVVVTKAHGLRNVLKMDKQSPFITMRIQNQEESTKVVPRGGQNPGFNDDLWFNLDGVEDKTLYINAYHQKKNDAKLIASGEVDFTPALKKSIEEGYDGWFDVYWEGKEAGKLYLEITYYPKKDELPNNTVNFARKSAQSKNVTLKSDSHGVFKNSPIDINDTKIDNGLPELGESMSKLKSKKRSPHRFALKSSPLRTSPTRSSSVLDSPRSDSSPARPSTGNTLMSYLDKTMKWPLFNNLGLGYGDSDSRKHDEFEKMAEAQTKLKLKSPELMSERPKNLFSSYYETESDDNSLPDADEYYKQSVRSRQEQIFKSDNERMVSLNTSRSDESDDSEEEITLGQSIEIKPHRVQRHQTEPILPFKTSARSNAFTLDDAEMRRSYQSKKLPDIINDSDDSNDEDIPPAPPKHLMSVGPLFDGRKSSRMSNFARDEHRPIETSNGRSIIYSETSPEKITSWYERRKTNRRQQKS from the coding sequence ATGTCAGAGTTTACAACATCTGTGATAGGAGAAGCTAAAAGCAcacaaaaggaaattttaCATAACACCCTAGTGGTGGTGGTAACTAAAGCACATGGATTAAGAAATGTTCTAAAGATGGATAAGCAGTCTCCATTCATAACCATGCGTATACAGAATCAAGAGGAATCAACAAAGGTTGTTCCAAGAGGAGGACAAAACCCAGGTTTCAACGATGACCTTTGGTTCAACTTGGATGGGGTAGAAGACAAAACATTATATATCAACGCATAtcatcagaaaaaaaatgatgcCAAGTTGATTGCTAGtggagaagttgatttCACTCCTGCGTTGAAGAAAAGTATAGAAGAAGGTTATGATGGATGGTTCGACGTTTATTGGGAGGGTAAAGAAGCAGGAAAGCTCTACTTGGAAATAACGTATTACCCAAAGAAAGACGAACTTCCGAACAATACAGTGAATTTTGCAAGGAAAAGCGCTCAATCTAAGAATGTGACGTTGAAATCAGATTCCCATggtgttttcaaaaattctcCAATAGATATAAATGATACCAAAATAGATAATGGATTGCCCGAACTAGGAGAATCTATGAGTAAGCTGAAAAGCAAGAAGAGAAGCCCTCATAGATTTGCACTGAAGAGCTCTCCGCTACGAACTTCGCCCACAAGAAGCTCATCAGTTTTAGATTCACCAAGAAGTGATTCTTCACCAGCAAGACCCTCAACAGGCAATACCTTGATGTCATATTTAGACAAAACTATGAAGTGGCCGCTATTTAATAATCTTGGTTTAGGATATGGGGACTCAGATAGCAGAAAACATGacgaatttgaaaaaatggcGGAGGCCCAGACTAAACTCAAATTAAAAAGTCCCGAATTGATGTCCGAAAGACCCAAAAATTTGTTCAGTTCATATTACGAGACTGAATCGGATGACAATAGCCTTCCAGATGCAGATGAATACTATAAACAAAGCGTCCGATCAAGACAAGaacaaatattcaaaagcGATAATGAACGAATGGTATCTTTGAACACCTCTCGTAGTGACGAAAGTGATGATTCTGAGGAAGAAATCACATTAGGACAAAGTATAGAGATAAAGCCACATCGGGTGCAAAGGCACCAAACGGAGCCGATACTACCATTCAAAACTTCGGCAAGATCCAACGCCTTTACACTAGATGATGCGGAGATGAGACGAAGTTACCAATCAAAAAAGCTTCCAGACATTATTAATGATAGCGATGATTCgaatgatgaagatataCCCCCTGCTCCCCCAAAACACTTAATGTCAGTAGGCCCTTTGTTTGACGGTAGGAAGTCCAGTAGAATGAGTAACTTTGCTAGAGATGAACACAGACCAATAGAAACATCAAACGGACGCTCGATCATATACAGCGAAACGTCGCCTGAAAAGATCACAAGTTGGTATGAAAGACGTAAAACTAATAGACGTCAACAAAAGAGTTAA
- a CDS encoding uncharacterized protein (PKUD0E02920; similar to Saccharomyces cerevisiae YNL151C (RPC31); ancestral locus Anc_2.122), with protein sequence MSFKGGQRQLLPFGLDWADITQNSINELEFPMPVNGEPTKIEVENYQQFLSLTSIMKDSSFYTGNLKSLAQEQGNSGRQKKNIAYLEGGVNDGLKRYSDKYRKKIQIGRSIKDHPFIEKFFPDELQSVISSKSGKKSLNVSKYRKGSRFGTDIDKLIKNAEQRQKEIMERLNEVAANNNDDDVEEDNQDEEDNMDDEFDDDDDDDYNAEKYFDDGDDFDEGDVDGDDEAAF encoded by the coding sequence ATGAGTTTCAAGGGTGGCCAAAGACAACTTTTGCCTTTTGGGCTTGACTGGGCAGATATTACCCAGAACTCAATAAATGAGTTGGAGTTTCCAATGCCAGTTAATGGCGAACCAACTAAAATAGAAGTAGAAAATTATCAACAGTTTTTAAGCCTCACAAGCATAATGAAAGACTCCTCTTTTTACACCGGTAACTTGAAGAGCTTGGCTCAAGAACAAGGGAATAGCGGGCgccaaaagaaaaacattgcATATTTAGAAGGTGGTGTAAATGATGGACTGAAGAGATATTCGGATAAGtataggaaaaaaatacagataGGTAGATCTATCAAAGATCATCCCTTCatagaaaagttttttcCAGATGAACTCCAAAGTGTCATAAGTTCCAAAAGTGGCAAGAAATCTTTAAATGTTTCGAAATATAGGAAAGGCTCGAGGTTTGGTacagatattgataaactAATTAAGAATGCAGAGCAGAGACAAAAGGAGATAATGGAAAGGTTGAACGAAGTTGCCGCAAATaacaatgatgatgatgtagaagaagataatcaagatgaggaagataACATGGACGATGAATtcgatgacgatgatgatgatgattaCAATGCggaaaaatattttgatgatggtgaCGACTTTGATGAAGGCGACGTGGATGGCGATGACGAGGCAGCATTTtag
- a CDS encoding uncharacterized protein (PKUD0E02930; similar to Saccharomyces cerevisiae YNL149C (PGA2); ancestral locus Anc_2.121), translated as MDLVIGFAERIQTRVFGDLDAYKFIRLVIIIGGYIFLRNRVSDYLKQKQLKEQIIRDKQMREEKLINDPTGEIERAANEDLFAEHEGIGKSEKAWGWGKATRRKVAKQKALFEQEIERAAIEAQSKLQKGYDSDEEINEFLQD; from the coding sequence ATGGATCTTGTTATCGGATTTGCTGAGAGGATCCAAACCAGGGTTTTTGGGGATTTAGATGCCTACAAATTCATTCGTTTGGTAATCATCATTGGAGGCTATATTTTTCTAAGGAATAGAGTCTCCGACTATTTAAAGCAAAAACAACTGAAGGAACAAATTATCAGGGATAAACAGATGAGGGAGGAGAAGCTCATAAATGATCCGACAGGAGAAATTGAGAGAGCTGCAAATGAAGATTTATTTGCTGAACATGAAGGTATTGGTAAGAGTGAGAAAGCCTGGGGTTGGGGTAAGGCGACCAGGAGAAAAGTGGCCAAACAGAAGGCACTATTTGagcaagaaattgaaagagcAGCAATCGAAGCACAGTCAAAATTGCAAAAGGGTTACGACAGTGACGAAGAAATTAATGAGTTTTTGCAAGATTGA
- a CDS encoding uncharacterized protein (PKUD0E02940; similar to Saccharomyces cerevisiae YCR063W (BUD31); ancestral locus Anc_6.330): MEIYQQLGNSTQSLRNRTEYGQQNNATTGYAFDGNLSAGANDIRQGEMTAGKNNKITSNPVKISKRSSPPKGFLKIQPTLKKFEDKLKELESEEHSSARPKHELHWDLHRINHQKSRYVYSLYYQRRLIDKQLYLWLLKHRFANGQLIAKWRKQGYETLCCLECIGETVCVCRVPKSVRKTDPDFRCVKCGCRGCASSD, translated from the coding sequence atggaaatttatcaacaactGGGAAATTCCACGCAAAGTTTACGTAATCGCACTGAGTATGGCCAACAAAATAATGCCACTACGGGTTACGCTTTTGACGGGAACTTATCCGCAGGAGCGAACGACATTAGACAGGGAGAGATGACAGCTGGcaagaacaacaaaatAACAAGTAATCCGGtgaaaatatccaaaagaTCATCCCCCCCTAAAGGATTTTTAAAGATACAGCCAACGctaaaaaaatttgaagacaAACTAAAGGAATTAGAGTCTGAAGAACATAGTTCGGCACGTCCAAAACATGAGCTACACTGGGACTTACACCGTATAAATCATCAGAAAAGTCGGTATGTCTATTCTTTATACTATCAACGAAGACTTATTGATAAACAACTTTATCTATGGCTATTAAAACACAGGTTTGCCAATGGTCAGCTTATTGCTAAATGGAGGAAACAAGGATATGAGACCCTCTGTTGTTTGGAATGCATCGGCGAAACTGTCTGCGTTTGCAGAGTTCCGAAAAGCGTACGGAAAACTGATCCTGACTTTAGGTGTGTCAAATGTGGATGTAGAGGATGTGCAAGTAGTGATTAG